In Desulfovibrio sp., the sequence GCTGGAAGGAGCGTTTTTCACCCGGCATATCGCAAGCGGAAACCCCACCAGCATCTATTCCGGCCCAACCCGCGTCACCGCAGAGGGCCGGTTGATAGCCCTGAGGACCGTCCGTCCGTCCGGCATGCTCCTTGACAAGTACCTGGTGGTCACCTGCTCCAGGAGCTTGAGCGTCATCTTTGCCGGATGGCGCTGGGACCTCTACAGGATCGGAGGCTCTTATCTGGTGCTGGTGTTGCTTGGCTGCTGGGGGATGTATGCCTACCAACGGCGTCAGCGTGAGTTCGCCAAACACGAGGAGCTGTCGGCCGTAAAACTCCAGATGGCCCTGGACGCGGCCAAGGCCGGGATTTGGGAGTGGAACCTCAAAACCAACGAGAACCGGTGGTCGGACCAGCTCTGGGGTCTCTACGGCCTCAAGCACGGCGATGATGAACCGTCGTACGACAAATGGCAGTCCACCATCCATCCCTCGGACAGGGAGAGGGTCTGCTCCGAGGTTTCCACCGCAGCTGCAACAGGCAGCAACATCGTCATCGAATGGAAGGTGAATCTGCCTGACAACCAGATCCGCTGGCTCACCTCCCAGGGCAGCCCGGAATACGGCCAGGACGGCAATATAACCCGCTACCGGGGCGTGGTGATGGACATCACGGAGCGCAAGCGGATGGAGAGCACGCTGTCGCAGAGCCGCCGCGACCTGCGGGCCGTCCTTGACAACATGCCGTCCATGATCGGCTCCTGGGACAAAAACTTGCGCAACCGGTTCGCCAACCACGCCTATTATACATGGTTCGGTATCGACCCGGAGACAATACCGGGTATGCACATTCGAGACGTGATAGGAGAGGAGCGCTACCACCTCAACCTCCCCTATATCGAGGGCGTGCTCGCAGGGGTGCCCCAAGTGTTCGAGCGCGCCATCCCGACTCCCGATGGTACGAGCGTGTTGCATTCCCTGGCTCATTACATCCCAGATATCGTTGACGGCCAGGTGCTGGGCTTCTACGCCCTGATAACCGACATCACCACCGTCAAGCAGGCCGAGGAGGCCATGGCCGCCTCCCTCAAGGAAAAGGAGGTCCTGCTTCGGGAAATCCACCACCGGGTGAAAAACAACCTCCAGATCGTCTCAAGCCTGTTAAGCCTCCAATCGCAGGGGGGGAGGGCCGCCTCCGTCCAGGACGTCCTTACCGAGAGCAAGGGGCGGATCATGTCCATGGCGCTTATCCATGAACAGCTCTACAGCTCGCACGATTTGTCCCAGATACAGGTGGATGTGTATCTCAGTCAGCTCCTTCCCAGACTTCTGACGACCTATAGCGGGAAGAAGGATATCTCGCTTGATCTCGAATTCTCTCCCATCGCACTCACACTCGACCAATCCATTCCCTTCGGGCTGATAGTAAACGAGCTGGTCACCAACGCGCTCAAGCACGGATTCATCGGCAGGGATGCAGGCACGATACGCGTTTCGACCTCCGTTGCGGAGGGTGCCGTGGCCATCGTGGTCGAAGATGACGGCGTGGGCCTGCCCGAAGGCTTTTGCCTGGAAGCTGTGGAAACGCTCGGCCTTCAGCTGGTTGTTATTCTCACCGACCAGCTTCACGGAAAGCTCGCCATCGAGTCCGCCTCGGGAACCACCTTCCTTCTGCAATTTCCCCTGCGCGCCCAGGGGCAGTAGCGTCTTACGGGACAAACGAACCCTTGTGGACAGCTGCCGGGGCTTTTGCGCCCTGGAATCAACCGGAGAGTCATCGCGCGCTTCGCTCAACGCGGCCTGAAGCAGGGCTTCCTTCAACCCCGCCCCCCCGTATCCCCGCCAACAGTTAGCCCCCCTTATGAACCCAGGCGGGCGCTTGATCGCGATGCCTATTGCCAACATATTCTATAATGGATAAAGGCTGGGCAACTCCTCGATTAGATTCACGATGGGCGCCGAAAATTCGGCAAAGACGTTCCCATGGAAGAGGCCATGCCAATGTCTACAGTCCCCATCGCTGAACTCCAGATCGGCTCGATTCTCTCAGCCGACGTCAAGTCCAAGCAGGGGCGGCTGCTTCTGGTGGCCGGGACCAGGCTCGAAGAGCGGCACATCAAGATTCTCAAGACCTGGGGCGTGTACGAGGCCCCGGTGAACGGCGCGGAAACCGGGCAGGAAGAGCCCCGGACCGTCCAGTCCTCCCAGGCGCAGCAGCCTCCCCAGGCCCCCCAGGCTTCACCATCCCCCCAGGAGCCCAAGGTCGACATCTCCGTGTCGGACAAGGCCTGCCTGGCCTATTCCCAGTGCCGTTTCCTGCTCAGCAAGAATCCCGGCCCCATCGACAAGCTGCTCATGCGGCGCCATTTCCTCAAGACCAAGGAGCGCGTGGACTCGGGGCAGGTGAGGCTCAAGGAACTCACGTTCGCCAAGTGCGTGGCAGCGGCCGAACTGCCCAAAATGGCAGCCCTCGACCCGGACAGGATCATCTCCGGCAACACCCAGCTGGCTTCGCCGCCGCATGTGTTCCGCGAAATCATAAAGGCCTTGCAGGACCCCAAGTCCTCCGTGTCCTACCTGGCCGACGTTATCGCCAAGGACCCGGCCCTGACCGCCAGACTTCTGCGCATAGTCAACTCCCCGTTCTACGGCCAGACCCAGAAGATCGACACCCCGGCCCGGGCGCTGCTTATCCTCGGCGCCAAGAAGCTCACCTCGCTGGCCGCGGGCATCGCCATCATGAGCGTGTTCGAGGGCATCCCCCAGTCCGTTGTCAACATGGAGCTCTTCTGGAAGCATTCCTTAAGCTGCGGCGTGGTCTGCAAGCTTCTGGCGCTGCAGGTGGAGCCGGAGCTTGAGGATTCGCTCTTTCTGGCCGGCATGCTCCACGACATCGGCAAGCTGGTGATGCTAAAAGACCATGCCAAGCACGCCGCCCTGGTGCTTTCGGCCTCCCGCCAACTGGCCAAGCCCTCCTATGAAATCGAAAAGGCCGTGTGGGGCTTCACCCACGCCGACATCGGGGCCCGCCTGGCCGAACAGTGGAATTTCCCCACCAGCCTGGTGAACGCCATCCGCTTCCACCACTCGCATTCCTCGGCCGCGGACCACCACGAGAGCGATTTCGTGCACCTGGCCGACCACGTCGCTTGCGCCATGGAAATAGGCTCAAGCGGGGCCTGGCTCTTTCCGCCCCTCCTGCACGTGCGTCTGGGCCGCCACGCCCCGTCGCTCAATCTCCTGAAGGCCATCCTGCCCATGGCCGAACAGCAGACGGAAGAGATAGTGGGGTTGTTCCTCTTATGAGCGCAAAGCACCTGGACCAGTGCGCGAGCACGCTCATAAAAAGCCGCGTCCAGCATCTGGAGTGGCTGGCCAAGAACACCTTCGAGGCGCTGCAGGTTGCAGCTTCCATGAACAACTTAAATGCCAGCGTCAGCACCTTCAAATCGCCCGTGACCATCCTTCAGGCCGCGACCACCCGGTTGAAGGAGCTCATCACCTTCGACAGCTACGCCTTCTTCCTTGCCGACAAAGACTCCGACCTCCCTCTCGCCTTGTGTGAACCAGCAGAGAATGCTGGTTTTTTCAAGGGAGAACTGGACAGGTTGATAGACGACGGCACCATCCCGGACGTGCTGAACAACAAGGGCCCGCTGTTCAAGGTGAAGCCCAAAAGAAACGGCAGCTACCTTCTGCACAGCGTTGCCACCACGTCGCGCATCAGGGGCCTTTACATCGGCGACGTGGGTAATCGCAGAAAGCACATCCAGGACATATCGCTCTTTAGCCTCACAATAGTCTTAAACGCCACGGCCAGCCTTCTGGAAAGCTACGAGCTCTACAAGATGCTGCGCCAGGCCAATACGAAGCTCAAGAAAAAGATAACCAACCTGCGAAAGGAAGTGGCGCTCCGAAAGAAGACCGAGTCTTCGCTTGTGCAGTCGCAGCGGATGCTGAACCTGGTCATGGACAACATTCCGCAAAGCGTCTTCTGGAAGGGCACGGACCTCTGCTACCTTGGCTGCAACAAGAACTTCGCCGCCAGCGTTGGCTATGGCGATCCCTCAGGCGTTATCGGCAAAACTGACCAGGATCTCCCCTTCAAGCCCGAGGAGGCGGCCCGCTTCCAGGCGTCCGACAAGCGGGTGATCCGGGAAAACCGTTGCGAGCTGGACATCCAGGAGCCCGTCACCCTGGCGGACACGAGCACGCGCTGGCTGGAGACCAACCGGGTTCCCATGCACGACGGGCAGGGCAGAGTGATAGGGGTTCTGGGCACCTCCCACGACATCACCGAGCGCAAGGCCTATGACGACCAGCTCTCCCACCTGGCCCTGCACGACGCCCTGACCGGCCTGCCCAACCGGGTGCTCTTTTTCGAGCGGCTCTCCTGGGCCATGTCTCGCAGCAAGCGCAACACCCAGACTCGCTCCTGTGTGCTGCTCATGGACATGGACCGGTTCAAGCAGATCAACGACGCCCACGGCCACCTGCTTGGCGACAGGCTCTTGGTGGAACTCAGCAAGCGCATCTCGCGCTGCCTGCGCGAATCGGACATCCTCTCGCGCCTGGGCGGCGACGAATTCACCATCATGATCGAAGACATCGCCAGGGACGAAGACTACACGGCCATAGTCGAGCGCATAGTGGTTGAAATTGAAAAGCCGTTCAACATCCTGGGCAGGGTGGTGTACACGTCGGTGAGCATCGGAGTGGTGGAGGACATCGCCAAGTACACCAATCCCGAGGACATCCTGCGCGACGCGGACATCGCCATGTACGCGGCCAAGGGATTCGGCGGGCGCAGGGTCGAAGTGTACAAGGAGTCCATGCACGAGAGCGTGATACGCGTTACGGAAATGGAGCACGACCTGCACTACGGGTTCGACCACAACGAGTTCTCGGTGGTGTACCAGCCCATCTTCTCCATCCCCGAGCACACGTTGCGCGGGTTCGAGGTGCTGGCCCGCTGGACCCACTCCAAGTTAGGCCCCATCGGACCGGACGTGTTCATCCCCCTGGCCGAGAAGACCGGGCTGATCCTTGAACTGGGCGCGTTCGTTCTGCACAAGGCCTGCACGGACTTCAGCCGGTGGCGGGCCCAGTTCCCCGAGCAGTCCAAGGGGCTCTACCTGTCCATCAACCTCTCGGCCCGCCAGCTCTCCAACCCCGATCTGGTGGCGGAGATCAAGGGCATCCTTGCGGCCAACGACATCCCGCCGGAGCTCATAAACTTAGAAATCACCGAATCCATGGTCATGCAGGACCCGGACAACGCGCTGGCCATCCTGCGCCACTTAAAGCAGCTGGGTGTGGGCATCTTCCTGGACGATTTCGGGACAGGCTATTCCTCCCTGTCGCACCTGCAGAAGTTCCCCATCGACACCTTAAAGATCGACAAGAGCTTCATCTTCAACCTGTCTGGCGGCAAAAGCATGGAGAGCACGGCCATCGTCCGCTCCATCCTGGCCCTGGGCGGCAGCCTGGGCATGCAGGTGGTGGCTGAAGGCATAGAGAACATTTCCCAGCGCGATTCGCTCGTGGAACTGGGCTGCACCACCGGGCAGGGGTATCTCATGTCACGCCCCCTGCCGGCCGAGAAGGTGGTGTCCCACATGGCCGACATGTGAGGGGGCGGCGCTCCCCCTTGCCGGTATACCCTGATTGATCAATTCCCCCTTTCGGATTTCTCCCTGCCGGACGCTCTCATTGGCGATATAGCAAAACGCCATTGCGCATCTTTTCAGCATAGCATGCTTTCCGCCTGCCGGTCGCCTGTTCGATCTCTCTGACAAATATCCAACAATAAAACGGTATGTTAACCGTGAACAACAGTGGCTTTTCTGTGTGGAAAATGAGCGGCCAGGAAGCCATTGACAGATTTTTACGATATTGTATAACCTATAGTTATTTCTGATAGTGAACAATTGAACAATCGGAGTAAGCCATGTGGACTTCTGACCCAGCAAACAAAGGCGCACCAAAGATTGACATTCTACGCCACATGAAAGTTGGCGTGAAGCTGGTCGGCGGTTTCAGCTTGATGGCCTTCATATGCCTCGTTGTCGGCGGAATCGGCGTTTATTCGGTCCAGAACCTGGGAGGCCACGCCCAGGTGATGGGCCTTGTGAAAATGCCAACCCTGAAGAACCTGCACTCTCTCCAGCAATCCGTTGATGAACTCGTTATTTCCCAGCGGACCCTCCTCGTCCCAGACCTGGACAAGAATGTCGCGGCGGAACAGCTCAAGCGGGCCCAGGACGCCAGCGAGAATAACGCCAAGGCAATGGCCGAGCTTAACAAGCTGGCCCCGGAGGCCTCGGTTCAGAAGCAGTGGGAGCCCCTAAAGCAGTCCTTTGCCGCCGTGCAGAGCGCCAATGCCCAGTATCTGGCGGCAGTGAAGGAAAACAACCGGGCAAAGATGACTGAGCTGGCTTTCGGTATTTGCCGCGAGAGCCTTGGGAAGACCCAGGAGCTGCTGACGAGCCTCGTGAAAACCGTGAACAGCGACGTGGACACCGAGGCGCGCATCGCCCACGACAAGTCGAACAACATGCTGTGGGTCACGCTGGCCAGCATGGTCCTTGGCGCTGGTCTTGCCTTCTTCACCGGCATCCATGTGGCCTGGGATTCGGTACGGCCGCTTCGCAAACTGGTCCACTTTTCCAATGCAGTGGCCGGCGGCAAGCTGGACGAGCAGCTTAAGATCACCCGGCGCGACGATTTCGGCCAGCTGGCCGATGGATTGCGCTCAATGCTCAAGGCCTTAAACGACCAGATCGCCGACGCGCACTCCAAGGCCGCCCAGGCGGACGCGGAGTCCAAGCGGGCAAAGGATGCCTCGGACGGGGCTCACGCGGCCAAAGCAGAAGCCGAACGCGCCGCCCAGAGCATCAGCCAGACGGCCATGGAGCTTGAAAAGATCGTCGGCGTGGTGAAGGAGGCTTCCGAGGAGCTCCATTCCCAGGTGGAGTTGGCCAGCCAGGGCGCGGCCGTGCAGTCGGCCCGCGTGGCCGAGACCGCCACGGCAATGAGCGAGATGAACGCCACGGTGCTCGAAGTCGCCCAGAACGCCTCCCTGGCTGTCGAATCCGCCGAGGCCGCCCGCACGAAGGCCGGTGAAGGCTCCCAGGTGGTCACGAAGGTGGTGGACGGCATCTCGGCCTTGCAGCGGGTCTCTATGCGCCTTCAGGAAGACATGGGCAGCCTGGGGCTTCAGGCCGAAGGCATAGGCCGCATCATGAACGTCATCTCCGACATAGCGGACCAGACCAATCTTCTGGCCTTGAACGCGGCCATCGAGGCAGCCCGGGCGGGTGAAGCCGGACGCGGGTTCGCGGTGGTGGCCGACGAGGTCCGCAAGCTGGCCGAGAAGACCATGACCGCCACCAAGGAGGTCGGCGACGCCGTGAGCGGCATCCAATCCGGAACCAAGACGAACCTGGAGAACGTCAAGCTGGCGGTGGAAAATGTCGAGCAGGCCACGGCCCTGGCCGTCAAGAGCGGCGAAGCGCTCGGCGAGATCGTCCACCTGGTGGAGGTCTCCACGGATCAGATCCGCTCCATCGCCACGGCCAGCGAGCAGCAGTCGGCCACCAGCGAAGAGATCAACCGTAACATCGAGGAAATCCACCGCATATCATCCGAGACGGCGGATGCCATGTCCCGGTCCGCCCAGGCCGTGAACGACCTGGCCAGCCAGTCCAACGTGTTGCGCTCCCTGGTGGAGCAGATGAGGCTTCCGGGTTAGCGGCCTGTCTTGTACGGTAGGGCGGGGATTCACAGGAAGGAGACCAGGCAATGCACAAGCAGCTCGCAGGCAAGCGGATTCTCATCCAGGTGGCGGACACCTATGAAGACCTTGAACTCTGGTACCCCAAGCTTCGCATGCTGGAGGCCGGAGCCGAGGTGGTTGTCGCCGGTATCGACCCCTTGCGCCGCGACTACAAAGGAAAAAACGGCTATCCGTGCATTGCCGACGACGCCCTGGCGAACATGCGGGCCGAGGATTTCGACGCGCTTATCATCCCCGGCGGCTTCGCCCCGGACATCATCCGGCGCGACGCCAAGGCCCTCGCCCTCACCAAGGCTTTCTTCGATGCGGGAAAGCTGGTGGCGTTCATCTGCCACGCCGGCTGGGTTCCCATCTCCGCCAAGATCGTCAAAGGCTTTCGGTGCACGGGGTGCATCGCCCTCAAGGATGACCTGGAGAACGCGGGAGCCATCTGGGCGGACGCAAGCGTGGTGGTGGACCGCAACCTGATAAGCAGCCGCCGTCCGGCGGATCTTCCGGACTTCTGCGCGGCCATCATCGATTGGATGACCAGCGCCCACCCCAAGGCCTGACGCCTTTCCCGCACGCCGCGCCTCAACGGTCACCACCGCTTGGAAAACCACCAAGGGCCGCTTCGCCTTTCAGCCCATGCCCCGCGCCGGCTTTCCCGGAACCAAATCCCCACACCCAGAGCGATGAACTGGCATATTTGAACGAAGCCTTGATGGGGCGATGCGGCCCTGATATGTATTAATGTCCGGATTGACGCATGTTCCGGCAGGATTAGTTGTTCAAGGATCATCATCGATGCTAGTGGATACCGGACCGTTTTTACGGCTGCCGCTATTGAATAACGTGTTGCTTCCGTTCACGGCGCATCGGCTCACTGGAGAGCCGTCTGTTCACGGAACGGCTCTGGAGGCCTTGAACCGTGTTGAAGGGTAAAACCATGGCGCTCTCCCATCGATTGCTCATGGTCGTTTTCGTGTTGGCGTTTGCACTTGCCGTGGGCGAAGCCAGGGCGCAAACGCCCAAGAACACACTGGTTATCGGCACGATCAACATGCCGCCGCACAGCGTGGAGGACGGCTCCATGCCGTCCTTTAGCCGCGAACTCTTCAAGAGGATAATGGAGAGCCAGGGCTACTCGGTGGAGATTCGCTTCTACCCTTGGGCCCGCGCCTATGAACTGGGTAAGGCTGGCCTTGTGGACGCCGTCTGGCCTTCCATCCATCTCAAGGAAAGAGAAACCTGGTTCCGGTTCGGCCAGCCGGTGCTCAATACGAATTATGTCCTGATCAAAAGGCGGAATCTGCCCGTGGTATACGGTGGGCTGGAGGACGCAAAACCCTATACAATCGGAACCTTGCGGGGAGGAATCACCGGTTCGCCGCTCGACGGCGCCGCCCCGGGCTATCATGTCGAACCCGGAAACACGTTCGAGCAGAACCTCTTGAAGCTCGATGCCGGGCGGATCGATTTCATGACCAGCGAGCGCTATAATGGCGCGTATCTGCTCAACACGGAGTTCCCCGAACTGAACAGGTCCGTTGAAATGCAATTGCCGCCGATCAGCACGATCGGCTTCTATCTGATGTTCTCCAGCAATGGGACGGATGTGCAGGAAAAGATGGAGGCCTTTGAAAAAGGCCTGAGCGTGATGCGCTCGAATGGAGAACTGGCGCGGTTGCTGGAGCGCTACGGCTACGAGGTGGAGAGAGCGCTGCCCGATTGAAAGAAGGGCCAAGGCGGCCTGGCTTTGGTGAGCCAAGTTTCCAAGAAACCCCGGACCGCTCTCCCAATATGTTGTTCGTCAGGGTATTATTCAATTATTTCACTGAATATCCCGGCAGCTCCCGGCCTTTCCACAAAGCGAAGATGGCCGGGTAGAGCACAAGCTCCAGGATGGTTGAGGTCACCACGCCGCCGATCATGGGCGCGGCGATGCGCTTCATCACGTCCGAGCCTGCGCCTGTGGCGAACATCACGGGCAGAAGACCGGCCAGGATGACGGCCACGGTCATGATCTTCGGGCGTATGCGCTTCACGGCCCCGTGCATCACGGCATCATTTAGGTCCTCGCGGGTTCTCATGAGCCCCTTGTCCTGCCACTCCTTATGCGCCAGCTGCAGGTACAGAAGCATCACCACGCCGGTTTCCGCGTCCAGGCCAGCCAAAGCGATGATCCCCACCCACACCGCGATGCTCAAGTTGTAGCCCAACAGGTACAGAAGCCAGAACGAGCCAACCAGGGAGAAGGGCACGGCCAGCAGCACGATGCAGGTGGCCGGAAGCGATTTTGTGTTGAAGTAGATGAGCAGGAAGATGATGAAGATGGTCAGCGGGATGACCATGGTGAGCCGCTCGTGGGTGCTGACCATGTTCTCGTATTCGCCGCTCCACACCAGCCGGTAGCCTGCGGGCAGTTGCACGTTGGCGGCCACGGCCTTTTTGACGCTGTCCACGTAGCCGCCCACGTCGGTGCCGGTGAAGTCGATGTACACGTAGGCCGTTGGCAGCCCGCCCTCGCTCTTTATCATGGAGGGGCCGTTAGTGACTTTTATGTCCGCCAGTTCGCCCAGCGGCACCTGCAGGATCCTGCGGGGCGCCGGTTGCGAGCCCATCTTCGATTGCCCCTGTTCGCCCGGGGCCCCCACCGGCACCAGCATGGCCTTTATGGTGTCGATGTCCTGGCGCAGGTCGCGCGGGTAGCGCACGTTCACGGGGTAGCGCTCCCGGCCTTCGATGGTGGTGGTGAGGTTTCTCCCCCCCACGGCCGACTCGATTATGTCCTGCACTTCGGCCACGGTAAGGCCGTAGCGGGCGATGGCCAGGCGTTTGACCCGGATGTCCAGGTAGTAGCCGGTGTTCACCTTGTCCGCGAACACGGACAGGGTGTGGGGCACGGTTTTCACCACGCCTTCGAGCTGGGTGCCGATTTTTTCTATGACAGAAAGGTCCGGCCCCAGGATCTTTATGCCCACCGGGGTGCGGATGCCGGTGGAGAGCATGTCCACCCGGGCCTTGATGGGCATGGTGAAGGCGTTCACCACGCCCGGGATGTTGAGGCGATTGTTCAAGTCGTCCTTTAATTTATCCACGGTCATGCCCGGACGCCACTGGGACTCGGGCTTCAGGTTTATGACCGTCTCGAACATCTCCAGGGGCGCCGGGTCCGTGGCTGTTCCTGCCCGCCCGGCCTTGCCGAACACCTGGGCCACCTCGGGCACTTCGGCGATGATTGAGTCCTGCAGCTTAAGGATTCTGGAAGCCTCGGAAATGGCGATGCCGGGCATGGTCACGGGCATGTAGAAGAGCGTGCCCTCGTAGAGTGGCGGCATGAACTCCGAGCCCAGGCGCATGAGCGGCCACACGGACACGGCCATGATGACCACGGCCACGAAGATCACGCCCTTCTTGAAGCGCAGGGCCACGACCACCACGGGATGGTAGAGCGCCCGCAGGACGTGGCTTAAGGGGTTCTTGTCCTCCGGGCGCACCTTGCCCCTAATAAAGAGCGTCATGAGCATGGGGGTCAGGGTGATGGCCAGAAAGGCGGAGAAGAGCATGGCGAAGGTCTTGGTGTAAGCAAGAGGCTTGAAGAGCCGCCCGGCCTGGCCCTGCAGGGTGAACACGGGCAGAAAGCCCACGGTAATAACCAGGAGCGAGAAAAAGAGCGAAGGCCCGACTTCCTGGGCCGCCTCGATTATCACCTGGGCGCGCGAGCCGGGCTGGCCTGCGTGTTCCCAGTCCTCAAGCTTCTTGTGGGCGTTCTCCACCATGATGATGGCCGCGTCCACCATGGCCCCGATGGCGATGGCGATGCCGGACAGGCTCATGATGTTGGAGGTGACCCCCATGTAATACATGCAGATGAACGAGATGACGATGGCCAGGGGCAGGGTGAGGACTATCACCAGGGCGCTCGGCAGATGGAACAAAAACACCACGCACACGGCGCTTACCGCAATGGTGAGCTTTATGATCTCCTCGGTGAGCGTGGAGATGGCCCGGTGGATGAGGTCCGAGCGGTCATACGTCACCTCAAGCGTCACGCCCTCGGGCAAGGACGGCCCGATTTCGGCGATCTTGGCCTTCACCCGGTCGATAACCGAGAGCACGTTCTCGCCGAAGCGCACCACCACGATGCCTCCGGCCACCTCGCCCTGACCGTTCAAGTCCGCCACGCCACGGCGCATCTCCGGCCCGAGGGTCACCGAGGCCACGTCCTTTAAGAATATGGGTGTTCCCCGGTTGTCCGTGCCCACGGCCACATTCTCCAGGTCCGCGGTGCCCTTCACGTAGCCCCGGCCGCGCACCATGTACTCGGCCCCGGACATCTCGATGACCCGGCCCTCCACGTCGTTGTTGCTTAAGCGCACCGCCTCCAGCACCTTCTGCAGGGCCAGGCCGTAGGTGAAGAGCCGGCCAGGATCAACGGTGATCTGGTACTGCTTCACATAGCCGCCGAGCGATGCCACCTCGGACACGCCGGGCACGCTCTCCAGGGCCAGCTTCACGTTCCAGTCCTGCAGGGAGCGAAGTTTGGCCAGGTCGAGCTTTCCGGACTTGTCCACCAATGCGTAGGAGAAGCCCCAGCCAAGGCTTGTGGCGTCCGGGCCAAGCACCGGGTTCACGTCGGCCGGAATCTTGGCCCGTACCGACTGCAGATATTCCAGCACGCGTGAGCGCGCCCAGTAGATGTCCGTGCCTTCCTTGAAGATAACGTAGATGAAAGAGGACCCCAGAAACGAGAAACCGCGCACGGCCGTAACCCCGGGGGCGGCCAGAAGCGAGGTGACGATGGGGTAGGTGACTTGGTCTTCCACCAGGTCCGGGCTTCGCCCGGCCCACTCGGTGTAGATGATCACCTGGGGGTCCGAGAGGTCCGGGATGGCATCCAGCGGAGCGTTTCGCATGGCCCAAGCGCCCCAGGCGCCGAGCACCGCGCACATGAGGATGATTATGAGCCTGTTGCGGCCGGAAAAACCGATGATGTTCTGGATGAGCATGGTGGTGTCCGACGGGCGCTAGTGCTGGTGCCCGGTGCCGCCAGAGCTTTTGAGGCGGGTGTCCGCATCCAGGAGGAAGTTGGCCGAAGCGGCCACCGTGGCCCCCTGGGAAATACCGGAAACGATCTCCACGAAGCCCCCGGAGCGCAGGCCGGTCACCACGTCGCGGGGCTCGAAATTGTTGGGGCTTGATTCGAAGTAGACCACCTTGCGCAGTCCCGTGTCGATGATGGCCGACTCGGGCACGCTCAGGCGGTTGCCCAGGTCGGACCCCATCTGGATCTCGGCGTACATCTCGGGCTTTAATTGCCCCTTGGGGTTGGGCAGCACGAAGCGCACCCGGACGGTGCGGGTGTCGCCCGCGATAACCGGATAGATCTGGGCCACCTTGGCGGTAAGGGGCGGCCCGCCCACGCCGGTCAGGGTGATGAGCGCGGTCTGGCCTTCGCGGAAGTAGGGCAGGTTCTCCTCGTACACGTCGGCCAGCACCCAGACCGTGCTCAGGTCGGCCAGGTCGTAGAGCTTCTCGCCCGGCATCACCCGCATGCCCTGGGTGGCCTGCCGGGAGATCACGTAGCCGGTCACCGGGCTGGCGATGGCGTAGGTTCTGGAAGGCTTTCCGGTCTTCTCCAGGTGCGAGGCCAGGCCCCCGGCGTCCAGAAGCGCCAGGCGCTGCCTGGCTGCCGCCAGCAGATCCCGGCTGTCTGCGGACACAAGGCCTGCGTATTCCCCGGTGGAACCCTCCGGGGTCTTCACGGCGGTATTCTGCCAGCGCAGCATGTTCAGGTATTCGAGCTGTACGGCGTAGACCTCCGGGCTGTAGAGCTCCAGCAGGGTCTGGCCCTTTTTGACCTCCTGGCCGGTGTGGTTCACCAGCAGGCGCTCGATGAAGCCCTCGGTCTTGGTGGTCACGGTGGCCAGCTTGGTTTCGTCCGCGGCCACCCGGCCCGTGGCCCGGATGAACACCTTGAAGGGCCTTTGCGTGGCCTGGGCCGTGGTGACGCCTATGAGCCTGGCCTGCTCCGGGGTGATCATGGCCATGGGGGGCATGGTCCCGGCCGGAGCGGCCCCGTGCCCGGCATGGCCTCCCGCCGGGGCAGCTGACTGGACGGCTGGAGCCCCGTGCCCGGAGTGGTCAGCGGACGGCGCGGGCTTGGTCGCAGGCGGCGCAGCCTGGTGGGCGG encodes:
- a CDS encoding methyl-accepting chemotaxis protein — its product is MTELAFGICRESLGKTQELLTSLVKTVNSDVDTEARIAHDKSNNMLWVTLASMVLGAGLAFFTGIHVAWDSVRPLRKLVHFSNAVAGGKLDEQLKITRRDDFGQLADGLRSMLKALNDQIADAHSKAAQADAESKRAKDASDGAHAAKAEAERAAQSISQTAMELEKIVGVVKEASEELHSQVELASQGAAVQSARVAETATAMSEMNATVLEVAQNASLAVESAEAARTKAGEGSQVVTKVVDGISALQRVSMRLQEDMGSLGLQAEGIGRIMNVISDIADQTNLLALNAAIEAARAGEAGRGFAVVADEVRKLAEKTMTATKEVGDAVSGIQSGTKTNLENVKLAVENVEQATALAVKSGEALGEIVHLVEVSTDQIRSIATASEQQSATSEEINRNIEEIHRISSETADAMSRSAQAVNDLASQSNVLRSLVEQMRLPG
- a CDS encoding type 1 glutamine amidotransferase; amino-acid sequence: MHKQLAGKRILIQVADTYEDLELWYPKLRMLEAGAEVVVAGIDPLRRDYKGKNGYPCIADDALANMRAEDFDALIIPGGFAPDIIRRDAKALALTKAFFDAGKLVAFICHAGWVPISAKIVKGFRCTGCIALKDDLENAGAIWADASVVVDRNLISSRRPADLPDFCAAIIDWMTSAHPKA
- a CDS encoding transporter substrate-binding domain-containing protein, producing MLKGKTMALSHRLLMVVFVLAFALAVGEARAQTPKNTLVIGTINMPPHSVEDGSMPSFSRELFKRIMESQGYSVEIRFYPWARAYELGKAGLVDAVWPSIHLKERETWFRFGQPVLNTNYVLIKRRNLPVVYGGLEDAKPYTIGTLRGGITGSPLDGAAPGYHVEPGNTFEQNLLKLDAGRIDFMTSERYNGAYLLNTEFPELNRSVEMQLPPISTIGFYLMFSSNGTDVQEKMEAFEKGLSVMRSNGELARLLERYGYEVERALPD
- a CDS encoding efflux RND transporter permease subunit, which codes for MLIQNIIGFSGRNRLIIILMCAVLGAWGAWAMRNAPLDAIPDLSDPQVIIYTEWAGRSPDLVEDQVTYPIVTSLLAAPGVTAVRGFSFLGSSFIYVIFKEGTDIYWARSRVLEYLQSVRAKIPADVNPVLGPDATSLGWGFSYALVDKSGKLDLAKLRSLQDWNVKLALESVPGVSEVASLGGYVKQYQITVDPGRLFTYGLALQKVLEAVRLSNNDVEGRVIEMSGAEYMVRGRGYVKGTADLENVAVGTDNRGTPIFLKDVASVTLGPEMRRGVADLNGQGEVAGGIVVVRFGENVLSVIDRVKAKIAEIGPSLPEGVTLEVTYDRSDLIHRAISTLTEEIIKLTIAVSAVCVVFLFHLPSALVIVLTLPLAIVISFICMYYMGVTSNIMSLSGIAIAIGAMVDAAIIMVENAHKKLEDWEHAGQPGSRAQVIIEAAQEVGPSLFFSLLVITVGFLPVFTLQGQAGRLFKPLAYTKTFAMLFSAFLAITLTPMLMTLFIRGKVRPEDKNPLSHVLRALYHPVVVVALRFKKGVIFVAVVIMAVSVWPLMRLGSEFMPPLYEGTLFYMPVTMPGIAISEASRILKLQDSIIAEVPEVAQVFGKAGRAGTATDPAPLEMFETVINLKPESQWRPGMTVDKLKDDLNNRLNIPGVVNAFTMPIKARVDMLSTGIRTPVGIKILGPDLSVIEKIGTQLEGVVKTVPHTLSVFADKVNTGYYLDIRVKRLAIARYGLTVAEVQDIIESAVGGRNLTTTIEGRERYPVNVRYPRDLRQDIDTIKAMLVPVGAPGEQGQSKMGSQPAPRRILQVPLGELADIKVTNGPSMIKSEGGLPTAYVYIDFTGTDVGGYVDSVKKAVAANVQLPAGYRLVWSGEYENMVSTHERLTMVIPLTIFIIFLLIYFNTKSLPATCIVLLAVPFSLVGSFWLLYLLGYNLSIAVWVGIIALAGLDAETGVVMLLYLQLAHKEWQDKGLMRTREDLNDAVMHGAVKRIRPKIMTVAVILAGLLPVMFATGAGSDVMKRIAAPMIGGVVTSTILELVLYPAIFALWKGRELPGYSVK